In Myotis daubentonii chromosome 6, mMyoDau2.1, whole genome shotgun sequence, a genomic segment contains:
- the DSE gene encoding dermatan-sulfate epimerase isoform X4 has protein sequence MGISIPAQSPAHQLHGSAHRKPSSDEPRYDASLKSVPPPDFGTPTLHYFEDWGVVTYGSALPAELNRSFLSFKSGKLGGRAIYDIVHRNKYKDWIKGWRNFNAGHEHPDQNSFTFAPNGVPFITEALYGPKYTFFNNVLMFSPAVSKSCFSPWEGQVTEDCSSKWSKYKHDLAASCQGRVVAAVERNGVVFIRGEGVGAYNPQLSLKNIQRNLILLHPQLLLLVDEVHLGEESLLETATSFFHNVDFPFEEAVVDGVHGAFIRQRDGLYKMYWMDDTGYSEKATFASVTYPRGYPYNGTNYVNVTMHLRSPITRAAYLFIGPSVDVQSFSIHGDPQQLDVFIATREHAYAVYLWTDETPGQSAFAQVIADHQKILFDRSSAIKSTTVPEVRDYAAIVERSLQHFKPVFQLLEKQILSRVRNTAGFRKTAERLLRFSDKRQTEEAIDRIFAISQQQQQQQQQRKSKKNRRVGKRYKFVDAVPDIFAQIEVNEKKIRQKAQILAQKEQPIDEDEEMKDLLDFADVTYEKHKNDGLMKGRFGPARMVTTMHSKAPSLSASYTRLFLILNIVIFFVMLAMQLTYFQRAQSLHGRRCLYAVLLVDSCILLWLYSSCSQSQC, from the coding sequence GTATGATGCCAGCTTGAAATCTGTCCCTCCTCCAGATTTTGGCACCCCTACATTGCATTATTTTGAAGACTGGGGCGTTGTGACTTATGGAAGTGCACTGCCTGCGGAACTCAATAggtcttttctttccttcaagtCAGGAAAACTTGGGGGCCGTGCAATATATGACATTGTccacagaaacaaatacaaagactGGATCAAAGGATGGAGAAATTTTAATGCGGGGCATGAGCATCCTGATCAGAACTCATTTACTTTTGCTCCCAATGGTGTGCCTTTCATCACGGAGGCTCTCTACGGGCCCAAGTATACCTTTTTCAACAACGTCTTGATGTTTTCCCCAGCTGTGTCCAAGAGCTGCTTTTCTCCCTGGGAAGGTCAGGTCACCGAAGACTGTTCATCAAAGTGGTCTAAATACAAGCATGACCTGGCAGCTAGCTGCCAAGGGAGGGTGGTCGCCGCAGTGGAGAGAAACGGAGTGGTTTTCATTCGAGGAGAAGGTGTGGGAGCTTACAACCCCCAGCTCAGTCTGAAGAACATTCAGAGGAATTTGATCCTCCTGCATCCACAGCTTCTCCTCCTCGTGGATGAAGTCCACCTGGGAGAGGAGAGCCTCTTGGAGACGGCAACGAGCTTCTTCCACAACGTGGACTTCCCTTTTGAGGAGGCAGTGGTGGATGGCGTCCATGGGGCTTTCATCAGGCAGCGGGATGGGCTCTATAAGATGTACTGGATGGATGATACCGGCTACAGTGAGAAAGCAACTTTTGCTTCCGTGACTTACCCTCGGGGCTATCCCTACAACGGGACAAACTATGTGAATGTCACCATGCACCTCCGAAGTCCCATCACCAGGGCAGCTTACCTCTTCATCGGGCCGTCCGTGGATGTGCAGAGCTTCAGCATCCACGGAGACCCCCAGCAGCTGGATGTGTTCATAGCCACCAGGGAACACGCCTATGCTGTTTACCTTTGGACAGATGAGACCCCAGGCCAGTCTGCCTTTGCGCAGGTCATTGCCGATCATCAGAAAATTCTGTTTGACCGGAGTTCAGCCATCAAGAGCACCACTGTCCCTGAGGTGAGGGACTATGCTGCTATCGTGGAGCGGAGCCTGCAGCATTTTAAGCCAGTGTTCCAGCTGCTGGAGAAGCAGATCCTGTCCCGAGTCCGCAACACAGCCGGCTTCAGGAAGACCGCGGAGCGCCTGCTGAGGTTTTCAGACAAGAGGCAGACTGAGGAGGCCATCGACAGGATTTTTGCCAtatcccagcagcagcagcagcagcagcagcagcgcaaGTCCAAGAAAAACCGAAGGGTAGGCAAGCGCTATAAATTTGTGGATGCCGTCCCCGATATTTTTGCACAGATTGAAGTCAATGAGAAAAAGATTCGGCAGAAAGCCCAGATTCTGGCACAGAAAGAACAGCCCATAGATGAAGATGAAGAGATGAAAGACCTTTTAGATTTTGCAGATGTGACCTATGAGAAACACAAGAACGATGGCCTGATGAAAGGCCGGTTTGGACCGGCGCGGATGGTGACGACTATGCACAGCAAAGCCCCGTCACTGTCTGCTTCTTACACCAGACTCTTCCTGATTCTGAACATTGTTATTTTCTTCGTCATGTTGGCCATGCAACTGACTTATTTCCAGAGGGCCCAGAGCCTACATGGCCGAAGATGTCTGTATGCAGTCCTCCTGGTAGATAGTTGTATTTTATTATGGCTGTACTCTTCTTGTTCCCAGTCACAGTGTTAG